One window of the Pieris rapae chromosome 11, ilPieRapa1.1, whole genome shotgun sequence genome contains the following:
- the LOC110999444 gene encoding DNA-directed RNA polymerase II subunit RPB11 — protein MNAPPTFESFLLYDGEKKVQKEEDTKVTNAAIFTVNKEDHTLGNMIRHQLLKDPKVLFAGYKVPHPLEHKFVLRIQTTSDYTPQEAFMNAITDLTSELSLFEERFKEAIKEKKDGLD, from the exons atgaaCGCACCTCCCACCTTTGAATCATTTCTTTTGTATGATGGAGAAAAGAA GGTACAAAAAGAAGAAGATACAAAAGTAACAAATGCTGCTATTTTCACTGTAAACAAGGAAGATCATACTCTTGGCAATATGATCCGACA CCAGCTTCTTAAGGACccaaaagttttatttgctGGATACAAAGTACCACATCCTTTGGAACATAAGTTTGTTCTCCGCATTCAGACAACATCAGATTACACACCACAGGAAGCATTTATGAATGCAATAACAGATCTAACATCAGAATTATCTCTGTTTGAAGAGAGGTTTAAG GAAGctatcaaagagaaaaaagatGGTTTAGATTGA